One window of the Salvelinus fontinalis isolate EN_2023a chromosome 2, ASM2944872v1, whole genome shotgun sequence genome contains the following:
- the LOC129868436 gene encoding NLR family CARD domain-containing protein 3-like codes for MDRPVNSSGGGSVTFDRSGWSTLPEDQSSCAVCEQVLRDPVSITCGHRFCRQCITRYWEKPAPSGDYDCPQCRKRSRTRPLLQHLSEPNDARGSENMDDSLQRAVVNYKDSLRRAVVNHKDSLRRAIVNHKDSLRRRYECVIEGIETAGNQTPLNRIYTELYITEGESERVNNEHEVWQLETASRTPTSHDTAIHCNDIFKPLPGQERSIRTVLTKGIAGIGKTVSVQKFILDWAEGKANQDVEIIFVLPFRELNLIKDLQYSLLRLLNDFHTELDIDNAEKLTACKAMLIFDGLDESRLPLDFQRNETVSDVTQTSSVDVLLTNLIKGNLLPSALLWITSRPAATNQIPPKCVAQVTEVRGFNDPQKEEYFRKRFSDEDLASRIISHIKTSRSLHIMCHMPVFCWISAIVLEHMLSTDKRREMPTTLTEMSIHFLLIQTSLKNQKYHGRDEMDQEELMESDKEVLLKLGKLAFENLEKGNLMFYEEDLKECGLDVNEASVYSGVCTQIFKEESVLFQRVVYCFVHLSIQEFLSAVYMYHCYTTKNMDALKPFLKRKSRAASEELTLDELLKSTVDKALESKNGHLDLFVRFLHGMSLESNQKLLRGLVTQTESSPERVQKTIRSLKVMQRKNISPERCINLFHCLIEMKDHSVQEEIQAYLRSENRSKNLTHAQCSALAYMLQISEEVLEVFNLKEYKTSEEGRRRLLPAVRGCRKAL; via the exons ATGGATCGTCCTGTTAATTCCAGTGGTGGTGGATCAGTTACCTTTGACCGAAG tggatggtctactctgccAGAGGATCAGTCCAGCTGTGCAGTGTGTGAGCAGGTTCTGAGGGATCCAGTCTCTATCACCTGTGGACACAGGTTCTGCAGACAGTGCATCACCAGATACTGGGAGAAACCTGCTCCTTCAGGAGACTATGACTGTCCTCAGTGTAGAAAGAGATCCAGGACACGTCCTCTACTACAGCACCTGAGTGAACCCAATGATGCAAGAGGCTCTGAAAACA TGGATGACAGCCTGCAGAGAGCTGTAGTAAACTATAAAGACAGTCTGCGGAGAGCTGTAGTAAACCATAAAGACAGTCTGCGGAGAGCTATAGTAAACCATAAAGACAGTCTGAGAAGGAGGTATGAATGTGTGATAGAAGGCATCGAAACAGCAGGGAACCAAACTCCCCTCAACAGGAtttacacagagctctacatcacagaaGGAGAGAGTGAAAGGGTTAACAATGAACATGAGGTGTGGCAGCTAGAGACGGCATCCAGGACACCAACCTCACATGACACAGCAATCCACTGCAATGACATCTTTAAACCCTTACCTGGCCAAGAGAGAAGCATCAGAACTGTGCTGACGAAGGGCATCGCTGGCATCGGAAAAACtgtctctgtgcagaagttcatcCTAGACTGGGCTGAAGGGAAGGCAAACCAAGATGTGGAGATCATATTTGTGCTTCCTTTCCGGGAGCTGAACTTGATCAAAGATCTCCAGTACAGTCTTCTCAGACTTTTAAATGACTTCCACACAGAACTAGACATAGACAATGCAGAGAAACTCACTGCCTGTAAAGCCATGTTAATCTTTGATGGTTTGGATGAAAGCAGACTTCCATTGGATTTCCAGCGCAACGAAACAGTGTCTGATGTCACCCAGACATCATCTGTTGATGTTCTGCTGACCAACCTCATCAAGGggaatctgcttccctctgctctcctatGGATAACCTCCCGACCAGCAGCAACCAATCAGATCCCCCCTAAGTGTGTTGcccaggtgacagaggtacgagggttcaatgacccacagaaggaggagtacttcaggaagagattcagtgatgaggacctggccagcagaatcatctcacacataaagacatcaaggagcctccacatcatgtgccacatgccagtgttctgttggatttctgcaatAGTCCTTGAACACATGTTGAGtacagacaagaggagagagatgccCACGACTCTGACTGAGATGTCCATACACTTCCTGCTCATTCAGACCAGCCTGAAGAACCAGAAGTATCATGGAAGAGATGAGATGGATCAAGAGGAGCTCATGGAGTCAGATAAGGAAGTTCTTCTGAAGCTGGGGAAGCTGGCGTTTGAAAATCTGGAGAAGGGTAATCTCATGTTCTATGAAGAAGACCTGAAAGAGTGTGGCCTTGATGTCAATGAagcctcagtgtactcaggaGTGTGCACACAAATCTTTAAAGAAGAGTCTGTGTTATTTCAGAGAGTGGTGTACTGctttgttcatctgagcattcaggagtttctcTCGGCTGTCTACATGTACCATTGTTACACAACCAAGAACATGGATGCACTGAAGCCCTTCCTCAAGAGAAAGTCTAGAGCCGCGTCTGAAGAGCTAACCTTGGATGAGCTGCTGAAGAGTACAGTGGATAAAGCCTTGGAGAGTAAGAATGGACACCTGGACCTTTTTGTCCGCTTCCTTCATGGCATgtcactggagtccaatcagaaaCTCCTACGAGGTCTGGTGACACAGACAGAAAGCAGTCCAGAGAGGGTCCAGAAAACAATCCGATCCCTTAAGGTGATGCAGAGGAAGAACATCTCCCCTGAGAGGTGCATCAATCTCTTCCACTGTCTGATAGAGATGAAAGACCATTCAGTACAGGAGGAAATCCAAGCGTACTTGAGGTCAGAGAACAGATCCAAAAACCTCACACATGCTCAGTGTTCAGCGCTGGCCTACATGCTGCAGATATCAGAGGAGGTTCTGGAGGTGTTTAACCTGAAGGAATACAAGACATCAGAGGAGGGTCGTAGGAGACTGCTCCCAGCTGTGAGAGGCTGCAGGAAAGCTCTGTAA